A window of the Euzebya pacifica genome harbors these coding sequences:
- a CDS encoding type II toxin-antitoxin system RelE family toxin has protein sequence MPRVVLARSARDALLALDHLLAEAILNALAVLGRDPDVGHRLRGRLTGLRSYRVGAYRIIYELRQDATVRVLAIRHRGQAWETASR, from the coding sequence ATGCCCCGGGTCGTACTGGCCCGCTCCGCGCGGGATGCGCTGCTGGCGCTCGACCACCTGTTGGCAGAGGCGATCCTCAACGCACTTGCCGTGCTCGGGCGCGACCCCGATGTGGGGCACCGGCTCCGGGGCCGGCTCACGGGACTCCGCTCGTATCGGGTCGGCGCGTACCGGATCATCTACGAGCTGCGTCAAGACGCAACGGTCCGCGTGCTTGCGATCCGCCACCGTGGTCAGGCCTGGGAGACGGCTTCTCGCTGA
- a CDS encoding type II toxin-antitoxin system Phd/YefM family antitoxin produces MSKTVPVREFRQQLAELLDEVADRREHVTVTRHGRPAAVLIPVAEYDALEETADILSDDSMLDAIQRGLADLAADDMVPLEDVRAELAAKHHE; encoded by the coding sequence ATGTCGAAGACTGTCCCCGTCCGGGAGTTCCGCCAGCAGTTGGCCGAACTCCTCGATGAGGTGGCTGACCGCCGCGAGCACGTCACCGTGACCCGTCACGGCCGCCCCGCGGCGGTGCTGATCCCAGTCGCCGAATATGACGCACTGGAGGAGACGGCCGACATCTTGTCTGACGACAGCATGCTCGATGCGATCCAACGAGGACTTGCCGATCTGGCCGCGGATGACATGGTGCCGCTGGAGGACGTCCGAGCCGAGCTCGCCGCGAAGCACCACGAGTAG